A genomic region of Candidatus Paceibacterota bacterium contains the following coding sequences:
- the ruvB gene encoding Holliday junction branch migration DNA helicase RuvB: MSSKNEDKIANSEKSQDISRKNGDVNFLDQTLRPNKWEDYIGQKNIKENLKILLTAASQRKHPPEHLLFYGPPGLGKTTLAHLIAHETRAQLKATSGPAIEKVGDLASILTNLSPGDILFIDEIHRLNKAIEEVLYPAMESGSLDIIIGKGPSARTIQLELPPFTLIAATTRIALLSAPLRSRFSGGVFKLEFYTNEEIEKIIERSAKILKVEIEKEAKQEIAKRSRFTPRTANYLLKRGRDLAQVKGQKLTNEMVREALMMLGIDDVGLNTSDRAMLSVIEEKFNGGPVGLNTLAAALSEEQATIEDVYEPYLLQLGFIERTPRGRIITDRARKHLNIKKSSKLL; this comes from the coding sequence ATGTCAAGCAAAAATGAAGATAAAATCGCAAATTCTGAAAAAAGCCAGGATATTAGTCGTAAAAATGGTGATGTAAATTTTCTTGATCAAACACTTAGACCCAATAAATGGGAAGACTATATCGGTCAGAAAAACATCAAAGAAAACCTTAAAATTCTCCTTACTGCTGCTTCACAGAGGAAACATCCTCCTGAACATCTACTTTTTTATGGTCCTCCCGGGCTCGGAAAGACCACTCTCGCCCACCTTATAGCACACGAAACACGCGCACAACTCAAAGCAACCTCTGGGCCTGCGATTGAAAAGGTTGGTGACCTCGCATCTATACTTACAAACCTCTCACCAGGTGATATCCTCTTTATAGATGAGATTCACCGTCTCAACAAAGCAATAGAGGAGGTGCTATACCCAGCCATGGAGTCCGGATCGCTTGATATTATTATAGGCAAGGGTCCGAGTGCTCGCACAATACAGCTTGAGCTTCCGCCTTTCACTTTGATTGCCGCAACTACTCGTATTGCTTTGTTGTCCGCCCCTCTTCGCTCACGTTTTTCTGGCGGGGTTTTCAAACTTGAATTCTATACAAACGAAGAGATAGAAAAGATCATAGAAAGATCGGCAAAAATCTTAAAAGTGGAAATAGAGAAAGAAGCCAAGCAAGAAATCGCCAAGAGAAGCCGTTTTACACCCAGAACTGCCAACTACCTCCTAAAAAGAGGCCGTGATTTAGCACAAGTCAAAGGACAAAAGCTTACAAATGAAATGGTGAGAGAAGCTCTTATGATGCTAGGAATAGATGATGTAGGACTAAACACTTCAGATAGAGCCATGCTTTCTGTAATAGAAGAAAAATTTAATGGCGGGCCAGTGGGACTCAATACTTTGGCGGCTGCACTTTCAGAAGAACAAGCCACGATAGAAGATGTCTACGAACCATATCTTTTACAACTCGGTTTTATAGAACGCACCCCGCGAGGAAGGATTATTACTGACAGGGCGAGGAAGCATTTAAATATTAAAAAATCTTCTAAACTTTTGTAG
- a CDS encoding trigger factor gives MNKKIYKIVDTKKLPDCEVEITAEISAENLESYKAKAFKKIQEVAELPGFRKGKVPEAMLKEKIGEIGILEDAGEMAINDCAIEIIAESKVSLLGSPNITISKIAIGAPLEFKIKVSTMPEVKLADYKKIAKKENSKEEKIEEVTEKQINDTIEEIRKMYAEQNHSHKPGEEHKEGENLPLPEINDEFVKKLGDFKDVADFKVKLKENIAKEKEFKAKDKKRLTIVEKVIEDSKIEMPKALVENELFKMQAQFEDDISKMGLKPEDYLKHIKKTWDDLKKEWRPDAEKRAKLQIVLHQIATNEKLEADKDMVEKETKHLVEYYKGADPERTRAYVEMQLINAKVWKFLEEAK, from the coding sequence ATGAATAAGAAAATATATAAAATCGTAGATACAAAAAAGCTTCCGGATTGCGAAGTTGAGATAACAGCAGAGATTTCAGCCGAAAATCTTGAAAGCTATAAAGCAAAAGCCTTCAAGAAAATACAAGAAGTCGCTGAATTACCCGGCTTTAGAAAAGGCAAGGTCCCTGAAGCCATGCTCAAGGAAAAGATCGGCGAGATCGGCATCTTGGAAGACGCTGGTGAGATGGCTATAAACGACTGCGCCATAGAGATAATCGCCGAGTCAAAAGTCTCTCTTCTTGGTAGTCCAAATATTACAATATCAAAAATCGCTATCGGTGCCCCGCTTGAATTCAAGATAAAAGTCTCCACAATGCCGGAAGTAAAACTTGCCGACTATAAGAAAATCGCCAAAAAAGAAAATTCAAAAGAAGAAAAGATTGAAGAAGTTACAGAAAAGCAGATAAATGACACGATTGAGGAGATAAGAAAAATGTATGCCGAGCAGAATCATTCACATAAGCCGGGCGAGGAACACAAGGAAGGCGAAAATCTCCCCCTCCCCGAAATAAATGACGAATTCGTAAAAAAACTTGGCGATTTCAAAGATGTTGCAGATTTCAAAGTAAAGCTCAAAGAAAATATCGCCAAAGAAAAGGAATTTAAGGCAAAAGACAAAAAGCGATTGACGATAGTTGAGAAAGTTATAGAAGACTCAAAGATAGAAATGCCGAAAGCTCTCGTGGAAAATGAGCTTTTCAAAATGCAGGCGCAATTTGAAGATGATATTTCAAAAATGGGTTTGAAACCGGAAGATTATTTGAAACATATTAAGAAAACTTGGGATGATTTGAAAAAAGAATGGCGACCGGATGCCGAAAAAAGAGCAAAATTGCAAATAGTTTTGCATCAGATTGCTACGAATGAAAAGCTTGAGGCCGACAAAGATATGGTAGAAAAAGAGACGAAGCATCTCGTAGAATATTATAAAGGTGCCGATCCAGAGAGAACCCGAGCCTATGTTGAAATGCAATTAATAAACGCTAAAGTCTGGAAATTTCTTGAGGAAGCCAAATAG
- the ruvC gene encoding crossover junction endodeoxyribonuclease RuvC: MRIIAIDPGYERMGVAVIDKNGPKEELIFSECFKTSAKIAHEERLRLIGTEIEKVIKKHKPSTMAIENLFFKTNAKTAMHVSEARGVMLYEASKNGLEVKEFSPVSIKVAVTGYGKSEKGQVTEMVKRLIKINKDIKYDDEFDAIAVGLTYFATKGGPNS, translated from the coding sequence ATGAGAATAATAGCGATAGATCCTGGATACGAAAGAATGGGAGTGGCTGTGATAGATAAAAATGGGCCGAAGGAGGAGCTTATCTTTTCGGAGTGTTTTAAGACATCTGCGAAAATTGCACACGAAGAACGTCTCAGACTTATCGGCACAGAAATCGAAAAAGTAATAAAAAAGCACAAGCCAAGTACGATGGCCATTGAAAACTTATTTTTTAAGACAAATGCAAAGACGGCTATGCATGTTTCCGAAGCAAGGGGAGTGATGCTTTATGAAGCTTCAAAAAATGGTCTTGAAGTAAAAGAATTTTCGCCAGTCTCAATAAAGGTAGCGGTGACAGGGTATGGCAAGAGTGAAAAGGGGCAGGTGACAGAGATGGTCAAGCGCCTCATAAAAATAAATAAAGATATAAAATACGACGATGAATTTGATGCTATTGCTGTCGGTCTTACATATTTTGCCACAAAGGGAGGTCCAAATAGTTGA
- a CDS encoding DNA polymerase, producing the protein MPAKKEKNKKLVLLDVHAIIHRAYHALPEFATSKGEPTGALYGLSTMLLKIISDLKPDYIVACYDLPKPTYRHEAYKEYKAGRAKADEELVSQLKKSYDIFNALNIPVYSKEGFEADDMIGTITEKAKKIKDLDIVIASGDMDTLQLVSLEKVRVYTLKKGIKDTIIYDEKAVRARFGFGPELLPDYKGLRGDPSDNIIGIKGIGEKTASDLIQKFGSIEDIYKKLKKGKTAFIEAGIKERIVGLLTDGEEEANFSKMLGTIRRDAPIDFKIPEKTWSANVDFDKISAVWSDLEFRTLGPRLANILKSEGQGGMDFGSLGGDASKLEGELTGGMVEKVMDKADEEKLKELGVQLWLLNSNITNPALEDIYNFTKAKDLVSAEKIIKEELQKKELVKVWEEIEKPIISVIDEMQKNGVKIDADELKKLSTDYHKTLSGLEKKIVEYAGGEFNVNSPKQLGEILFVKLGLKPKNQKKTGTGALSTKESELEKMRDMHPIIPLIFEYRELQKLLSTYIDVIPTLLDSNNRLHAKFLQAGTTTGRLASSDPNLQNIPNSSELGRNIRKAFIAEKGFKLLAFDYSQVELRIAAFLSGDEKLLEIFRKGEDVHTVVASEVFGVSADKVDKDMRRKAKVINFGIMYGMGVNALKANLGSTREEAQKYLDEYFNKFNGLAKYLENTKADAERKGYTETLFGRRRYFEGLRSKLPFIRAMAERMAINAPIQGTEADIVKLAMSKVDEYLKKESLTEKVKLILQVHDELVYEADSKIIEKIVPKIKEIMETLVPKEKTLGVVCKVDASVGDNWKEMKGLV; encoded by the coding sequence ATGCCTGCGAAAAAAGAAAAAAATAAAAAACTGGTACTCCTTGATGTTCACGCTATCATTCACCGTGCATATCATGCGCTTCCTGAATTTGCCACAAGCAAAGGCGAGCCAACAGGCGCTCTCTATGGTCTTTCCACAATGCTTTTGAAGATTATCTCTGATTTGAAACCAGATTATATCGTAGCCTGTTATGATCTGCCAAAGCCGACATATCGCCATGAAGCATACAAAGAATACAAAGCCGGCAGAGCAAAGGCAGATGAAGAGCTTGTCTCGCAACTAAAAAAATCTTACGACATCTTCAATGCATTAAATATCCCAGTCTATTCAAAAGAAGGTTTTGAGGCGGATGATATGATCGGCACTATTACGGAGAAAGCAAAAAAAATAAAAGATTTGGATATTGTGATCGCATCCGGAGATATGGATACGCTTCAGCTCGTCTCTCTTGAAAAAGTGCGAGTCTATACTTTGAAAAAGGGGATTAAAGATACGATTATTTATGATGAAAAAGCTGTGAGAGCAAGATTCGGTTTTGGGCCAGAGCTTTTGCCGGATTATAAAGGTTTGAGAGGCGATCCGTCCGACAATATTATCGGAATAAAAGGTATTGGTGAGAAAACGGCAAGCGATTTGATACAGAAATTCGGCAGTATTGAAGATATTTATAAAAAGCTGAAGAAGGGCAAGACAGCCTTTATCGAAGCTGGAATAAAAGAGAGAATTGTCGGTCTACTTACAGATGGTGAAGAAGAAGCGAACTTTTCCAAAATGCTCGGGACTATCAGACGCGATGCACCGATCGACTTTAAGATTCCCGAAAAGACATGGAGTGCAAATGTCGATTTTGATAAAATCTCGGCTGTCTGGAGTGATCTGGAATTCAGAACTCTCGGCCCGAGATTGGCAAATATCTTGAAGAGCGAAGGGCAGGGCGGGATGGATTTCGGATCACTTGGAGGCGACGCCTCCAAGTTGGAGGGGGAGCTAACGGGAGGGATGGTGGAAAAAGTGATGGATAAAGCAGATGAAGAGAAATTAAAAGAGCTTGGCGTACAGCTTTGGCTATTGAATTCTAATATTACGAATCCAGCTCTTGAAGATATTTATAATTTTACAAAAGCAAAGGATTTGGTAAGTGCAGAGAAAATTATCAAAGAAGAATTGCAAAAAAAGGAATTGGTGAAAGTTTGGGAAGAAATAGAAAAGCCGATAATCTCTGTCATAGATGAAATGCAGAAGAATGGGGTTAAGATTGATGCAGACGAGCTAAAAAAGCTTTCGACAGATTATCACAAAACACTTTCTGGTCTGGAAAAGAAAATCGTAGAATATGCCGGCGGGGAGTTTAATGTGAATTCACCAAAACAGCTTGGTGAAATACTTTTTGTAAAGCTCGGGCTTAAGCCGAAGAATCAGAAAAAGACGGGGACTGGTGCACTTTCCACAAAGGAAAGTGAGCTTGAGAAAATGCGAGATATGCACCCTATTATTCCGCTGATTTTTGAATATAGAGAATTACAGAAACTCCTTTCTACATATATAGATGTCATACCGACGCTTTTGGATTCAAATAACAGGCTTCATGCGAAGTTTTTGCAGGCGGGGACTACCACGGGGCGACTCGCATCTTCAGATCCGAATTTGCAAAATATCCCCAACTCGAGCGAGCTTGGCAGAAATATCAGAAAAGCTTTTATTGCCGAAAAAGGTTTCAAACTTCTTGCTTTTGACTATTCGCAGGTGGAGCTTCGTATCGCCGCTTTTCTCTCGGGCGATGAAAAGCTTTTGGAAATTTTCAGAAAGGGGGAGGATGTGCATACTGTTGTAGCCTCTGAAGTTTTTGGTGTATCGGCAGACAAGGTAGATAAAGATATGAGGAGAAAAGCCAAAGTGATCAACTTCGGAATAATGTATGGCATGGGTGTGAATGCACTAAAAGCAAATCTCGGCTCCACTCGTGAAGAAGCGCAGAAATATCTCGACGAATATTTTAATAAGTTCAATGGTCTTGCAAAATATTTGGAAAATACAAAAGCCGATGCCGAAAGAAAAGGATATACTGAAACTCTTTTTGGCAGGAGAAGATATTTTGAAGGATTGCGTTCAAAGCTTCCTTTTATCCGAGCGATGGCAGAAAGGATGGCGATAAATGCTCCGATACAGGGGACAGAAGCGGATATTGTGAAGCTTGCAATGTCTAAAGTAGATGAATATTTGAAAAAAGAAAGTCTCACGGAAAAAGTGAAGCTGATTCTCCAAGTGCATGATGAGCTTGTCTATGAAGCGGACAGTAAAATCATAGAAAAAATAGTTCCAAAGATAAAAGAAATAATGGAAACTCTCGTGCCAAAAGAGAAAACTCTTGGTGTGGTATGCAAGGTGGATGCCTCGGTGGGGGATAATTGGAAGGAGATGAAGGGGTTAGTTTAA
- the tsaE gene encoding tRNA (adenosine(37)-N6)-threonylcarbamoyltransferase complex ATPase subunit type 1 TsaE produces MRIVSKSLAETEKIAKDFLDKISLSYGDSAMIVGLYGDLGSGKTTFTQALARILGVNEIVTSPTFVIEKRYTTGSGKFSSLIHIDAYRLDSSREMLALNWKDISRNPQNLIFIEWPERILDILPENHLKIFFKSISESEREIEI; encoded by the coding sequence ATGAGAATTGTTAGTAAAAGTCTTGCGGAGACAGAGAAAATAGCCAAAGATTTCTTAGATAAAATCTCACTTTCCTATGGGGATAGTGCTATGATCGTTGGTTTATATGGAGATCTTGGTTCTGGGAAGACAACATTCACTCAAGCATTAGCGAGAATATTGGGCGTTAATGAAATAGTCACAAGCCCGACATTTGTTATTGAAAAGAGATACACTACAGGAAGTGGAAAGTTTTCGAGTCTTATACACATAGATGCATATCGCCTAGATTCATCGAGAGAGATGCTTGCTCTCAATTGGAAAGATATATCTAGAAATCCTCAAAACCTTATTTTTATAGAGTGGCCAGAGCGAATTTTAGACATATTACCAGAAAATCACTTAAAGATATTTTTCAAATCTATTTCAGAAAGTGAAAGAGAAATAGAAATATAA
- a CDS encoding reverse transcriptase domain-containing protein, whose product MGVLRTRAGGGRHSCSFCDVISIKNLLKAWRKFSKGKRSKKEVADFELNLEENIFSLHSELSTFQWKPRPYFAFKVCDPKLREIHKADIRDMVLYQAVHQALYQIFNPIFIFDSYSSREMKGTHAGVKRFEEFARKVSGNYTRSGYVLKCDIRKFFDNIDHKILLDLICKKVGDRDLLNLIQKIVGSFEKEKGKGLPLGNVTSQLFSNIYLNELDQFIKHRLKARYYIRYCDDFVILADNLEFLKSCLVGIQDFFREKLLVELHPRKISLRKIISGTDFLGYVSLPHYRVLRTKTKKRVLNKLVKLKEDFDKGLVDEKYFKQAVQSYLGMLKYCNGEGIKRQIDKILGD is encoded by the coding sequence ATGGGAGTTTTGCGAACACGTGCGGGGGGGGGGCGTCATAGTTGTAGTTTTTGTGATGTAATATCTATTAAAAATTTATTAAAGGCTTGGCGGAAGTTTTCTAAGGGCAAAAGGTCAAAAAAAGAAGTGGCTGATTTTGAATTGAATCTTGAAGAAAATATTTTTTCTTTGCATAGCGAGCTGTCCACTTTTCAGTGGAAGCCCAGACCATACTTTGCTTTCAAAGTTTGCGATCCAAAACTTCGCGAAATACACAAGGCGGATATAAGGGATATGGTTTTATATCAAGCCGTGCATCAGGCATTATATCAGATTTTCAATCCTATTTTTATTTTTGATTCATATTCTTCACGAGAGATGAAGGGAACGCATGCGGGGGTTAAAAGATTTGAGGAGTTTGCGAGGAAAGTTTCTGGGAATTATACGAGAAGCGGATATGTATTGAAATGCGATATAAGAAAATTTTTTGACAATATAGACCACAAAATACTTCTGGATTTGATATGCAAAAAAGTGGGGGATAGAGATTTATTGAACTTAATTCAGAAGATTGTCGGCTCTTTTGAAAAGGAAAAAGGCAAAGGTTTGCCACTTGGTAATGTTACAAGCCAGCTTTTTTCAAATATCTATCTAAACGAATTAGATCAGTTTATAAAACATAGACTTAAGGCCAGATATTATATTAGATATTGCGATGATTTTGTTATTTTAGCTGATAATCTTGAGTTTTTGAAAAGTTGCCTTGTAGGAATACAAGATTTTTTCAGAGAAAAACTCTTGGTAGAGCTACATCCTAGAAAAATAAGTTTGCGTAAGATTATCTCAGGGACGGATTTTCTAGGGTATGTTTCTCTTCCGCATTATAGGGTTTTGAGGACGAAGACGAAGAAAAGGGTTTTGAATAAGCTAGTTAAATTAAAGGAGGATTTTGATAAAGGTTTGGTTGATGAAAAGTATTTTAAACAGGCCGTCCAATCTTATTTGGGTATGCTTAAGTATTGTAATGGAGAGGGGATAAAAAGGCAGATAGATAAAATACTGGGGGATTGA
- a CDS encoding ATPase, T2SS/T4P/T4SS family codes for MVDFDEEKQKKRLEEMRKIEEEDVSKILASKYGLNYLDLGPIAINSDALRIVGEEEARVANLAVFDAVAKKIQVAVLSPQNEKTQALVKILENDGYYPTLHMTSKASLEKAWSRYKDLSYASESKAGTFDISNDQVVALMDKIKKIIDVKNLTGELTGIKQAYRVSKIMEIMLAGALALGASDVHIEPEEIDVRMRFRLDGVLIDVLSFDLATYTLLLSRIKLLSGLKLNIKSEAQDGRFSVKVKDLEIEIRTSILPGAYNESIVMRLLNPKSISVPLEELGIEKRTLDVLIGQIQKPDGMLLITGPTGSGKTTTLYAFMRKINSQDIKIITIEDPIEYHLAGIVQTQVEEDKGYTFLAGLRSALRQDPDVIMVGEIRDAETAGTAINAALTGHLVFSTLHTNSAAGAFPRLIDLAVNPKIISSAINVAMAQRLIRRLCPVCRQERLANEKEKEIIARTVAGINDKTYLEGIQTEKVYDAKGCEKCNGTGYKGRVAICEAILTTKAVEEIITGNPSDRDIKIAAKPQNILDMEEDGVLKILRGVSTFDELSRVIDLEERT; via the coding sequence ATGGTAGACTTTGATGAAGAAAAGCAAAAAAAGCGTCTGGAGGAGATGCGAAAAATAGAAGAAGAGGATGTCTCCAAAATTCTAGCTAGCAAATATGGTCTCAACTATCTTGATCTTGGTCCTATTGCTATCAATTCTGACGCCCTAAGAATAGTCGGTGAGGAAGAAGCTCGTGTGGCGAATCTCGCCGTCTTTGATGCGGTAGCAAAAAAGATCCAGGTGGCTGTCCTCTCCCCACAGAATGAAAAAACTCAGGCTCTTGTAAAGATACTTGAAAATGACGGATACTATCCCACCCTACATATGACTTCAAAAGCGAGCTTGGAGAAAGCATGGTCAAGATATAAAGATCTTTCTTATGCATCGGAAAGCAAAGCCGGCACTTTTGATATTTCAAATGATCAGGTAGTCGCTCTCATGGACAAGATAAAAAAGATTATAGATGTAAAAAATCTCACGGGTGAACTTACCGGAATAAAACAAGCTTATAGAGTCTCAAAAATCATGGAGATAATGCTAGCTGGCGCGCTTGCACTCGGGGCGTCCGACGTTCATATAGAACCAGAAGAAATAGATGTGAGAATGAGATTTAGACTAGATGGTGTGCTTATAGATGTCCTCAGTTTCGATCTTGCAACGTACACACTTCTCCTCTCAAGAATTAAATTACTTTCTGGACTCAAACTTAATATAAAATCGGAAGCTCAAGACGGTCGCTTTAGCGTAAAAGTGAAAGACTTGGAAATAGAAATCAGAACTTCTATACTTCCAGGTGCATACAATGAATCTATAGTAATGCGATTACTTAATCCGAAATCTATTTCTGTTCCTCTTGAAGAGCTTGGTATTGAAAAACGCACCCTGGATGTCCTTATAGGACAAATCCAAAAGCCAGATGGCATGCTCCTTATTACAGGTCCGACAGGTTCCGGTAAAACAACAACGCTTTATGCCTTCATGAGAAAAATAAATTCTCAAGATATAAAGATCATTACAATTGAAGACCCGATTGAATATCACTTAGCCGGTATTGTGCAAACTCAAGTTGAGGAAGACAAGGGTTATACCTTCCTTGCTGGCCTTCGCTCTGCACTAAGACAAGATCCTGACGTAATAATGGTTGGAGAAATTAGAGATGCGGAAACCGCTGGTACCGCTATAAATGCTGCCCTCACTGGTCACTTGGTTTTCTCTACCCTTCACACAAATAGCGCCGCAGGAGCTTTCCCTAGACTTATAGATCTAGCAGTAAATCCTAAAATCATCTCCTCGGCCATAAATGTCGCTATGGCTCAAAGGCTTATTCGCCGACTTTGCCCTGTCTGTAGGCAAGAAAGACTAGCAAATGAAAAAGAAAAAGAAATAATTGCCCGTACAGTAGCTGGGATAAACGACAAGACATATCTAGAAGGTATACAAACAGAAAAAGTTTACGACGCGAAAGGTTGCGAAAAGTGTAATGGTACCGGGTACAAAGGACGAGTTGCTATTTGCGAGGCAATACTCACAACAAAAGCCGTAGAAGAAATTATCACTGGTAATCCAAGTGACAGAGACATTAAAATCGCAGCAAAACCACAGAATATTTTGGACATGGAAGAAGATGGCGTTCTAAAAATCCTTCGTGGAGTTAGTACTTTTGATGAACTGTCTAGAGTCATCGATCTTGAAGAAAGAACTTAG
- the cysC gene encoding adenylyl-sulfate kinase: MNKKQIKYKKKLHNKKAVLWLTGLPSSGKSTIADRLFEILSKGGLKVQRLDGDIFRNYFGNNLGFNKADRDFNIKTAAFISSILEKHKILVIASFITPYSHQRDIVRNISGSFIEIFINASLDTCIKRDAKGLYKKAIAGEIRNFTGISDPYEIPENPHLTINTEELNIEESVDKIIKYLLDNKHIY, translated from the coding sequence ATGAATAAGAAACAGATAAAATATAAGAAAAAGTTACATAATAAAAAGGCCGTGTTATGGCTTACTGGTTTACCAAGTTCTGGAAAAAGCACAATCGCTGACCGTCTTTTTGAAATCTTAAGTAAGGGAGGATTGAAAGTTCAGAGACTAGACGGAGATATCTTTAGAAATTATTTCGGCAATAATTTGGGCTTTAATAAAGCAGATCGTGATTTTAATATAAAGACAGCAGCATTTATTAGTTCTATTTTGGAAAAGCACAAAATATTAGTTATTGCGTCTTTTATAACACCATATTCTCATCAGAGAGACATTGTCCGTAACATTTCAGGGTCTTTTATCGAGATTTTTATAAATGCTTCTCTAGACACTTGTATAAAGAGAGATGCAAAAGGTCTTTATAAGAAAGCTATCGCAGGTGAAATTAGAAATTTTACGGGGATATCGGACCCATATGAGATCCCAGAGAACCCTCATTTAACAATTAACACAGAAGAACTAAATATAGAAGAATCTGTTGATAAAATTATTAAGTATTTGTTAGATAATAAGCATATATATTAA
- a CDS encoding GTP-binding protein produces MEHKELVIISTAGSVDDGKSTLIGRLLYDCDSIYQDVLKDLKKYKNKDSAIDNLAYLTDGLEAEREQGITIDVAYRHFTHADRKFLLVDVPGHEQYTRNMITGVSRADAVIIIVDVTLGISIQSKRHFFIASMMGVKNIIFTINKMDLVGYKKEVFERVKDDLERYSKRLKIFNCIYIPISAKYGDMVVNRGNNLKWYKGKTLINYLDTFTLDSEIRPKDFRMPVQYVLNESGFRGYAGKVEGGELGSGDEIVIVPSMKRTRIKNIYVGFDKVKRCFKRQSVLISVADKIDISRGDMFIGTKDSIKQASILDVILFWFDEKDIKKGNGFILKNNTKEVRGMIKKIDYIVDIKNNSHIKTVKFIRQNDIARVTLELNSDVFFDSYEKNKNTGSCIIIDDITHNTIGACIILDKKEK; encoded by the coding sequence ATGGAACACAAAGAACTTGTAATTATTTCGACAGCGGGAAGCGTTGATGATGGAAAGTCCACATTAATAGGTAGGCTTTTATATGATTGTGACTCTATTTATCAAGATGTCTTGAAGGATCTTAAAAAATATAAAAACAAGGATTCAGCAATAGATAATCTGGCATACCTTACAGATGGTCTCGAAGCAGAAAGAGAACAAGGTATCACTATCGATGTTGCATACAGACATTTTACCCATGCTGACAGAAAGTTTTTGCTGGTAGATGTCCCAGGTCATGAACAATATACTAGGAATATGATCACCGGTGTATCGAGGGCAGATGCCGTTATTATTATAGTTGATGTTACTTTAGGCATTTCTATTCAATCAAAGAGACATTTTTTTATTGCAAGTATGATGGGCGTTAAGAACATTATTTTTACAATAAATAAGATGGATTTGGTTGGCTATAAGAAAGAAGTCTTTGAAAGAGTCAAAGACGATTTGGAAAGATATTCAAAAAGATTGAAAATCTTCAATTGTATTTATATACCAATATCTGCAAAGTATGGTGATATGGTCGTAAATAGAGGGAATAATCTGAAGTGGTATAAAGGGAAGACTCTAATAAATTATTTGGATACTTTCACTTTAGATTCAGAAATAAGACCAAAAGATTTTCGCATGCCGGTGCAGTACGTTTTAAATGAGTCTGGGTTTAGGGGTTATGCTGGAAAGGTGGAGGGTGGGGAACTAGGAAGTGGAGATGAGATTGTAATTGTTCCGTCCATGAAAAGGACTCGTATTAAAAATATCTACGTTGGATTTGATAAAGTAAAGAGATGTTTTAAAAGACAGTCAGTATTGATATCTGTAGCTGACAAAATCGATATTAGTCGTGGGGATATGTTTATAGGTACGAAGGACTCCATCAAGCAAGCAAGTATTTTAGATGTAATATTATTTTGGTTTGATGAAAAGGATATAAAGAAAGGTAATGGTTTTATTTTAAAAAATAACACAAAGGAAGTTAGGGGAATGATTAAGAAAATCGACTATATTGTTGATATTAAGAATAATAGTCATATTAAAACGGTTAAATTCATAAGACAAAACGATATAGCGAGGGTTACTCTAGAGCTAAATTCTGACGTTTTCTTTGATAGCTATGAGAAAAATAAGAATACAGGGAGTTGTATCATAATAGATGATATTACACACAATACTATAGGAGCGTGTATTATATTGGATAAAAAAGAAAAATGA